The Dunckerocampus dactyliophorus isolate RoL2022-P2 chromosome 1, RoL_Ddac_1.1, whole genome shotgun sequence genome has a segment encoding these proteins:
- the cryaa gene encoding alpha-crystallin A chain, translating to MDIAIQHPWFRRALGSVYPARLFDQFFGEGMFDYDLFPYAASTISPYYRQSLFRSFLDSSNSGMSEVRSDRDKFTVYLDVKHFSPDELSVKITDDYVEIQGKHGERQDDHGYISREFHRRYRLPSSVDQSAITCTLSADGLLTLTGPKVGGGSESSRSERKIPVTRDDKPNVAASS from the exons ATGGATATTGCCATTCAGCATCCCTGGTTCAGACGGGCCCTGGGCTCTGTCTACCCAGCTCGACTCTTCGATCAGTTCTTTGGAGAGGGCATGTTTGATTATGACCTCTTCCCCTACGCTGCCTCCACCATAAGCCCTTATTACAGACAGTCCCTGTTCCGCAGCTTTTTGGATTCTTCCAACTCTGGAATGTCAGAG GTGAGGTCTGACAGGGATAAGTTCACAGTCTATCTGGACGTCAAACACTTCTCTCCTGACGAGCTGAGTGTGAAGATCACAGATGACTATGTAGAGATCCAGGGCAAGCATGGAGAGAGACAG GATGACCATGGTTACATCTCCCGCGAGTTTCACCGACGCTACCGCCTCCCTTCCAGTGTGGACCAATCAGCCATCACCTGCACGCTGTCCGCAGACGGCCTGCTGACACTGACTGGGCCAAAGGTTGGCGGGGGGAGCGAATCCAGCCGTAGTGAGCGCAAGATCCCCGTCACTCGTGATGACAAGCCCAATGTTGCGGCCTCTTCCTAA
- the hsf2bp gene encoding heat shock factor 2-binding protein isoform X1 gives MSASFGGTSLPICHGAKDGFVKVRKRDLEKLTTEVMQLREFLPRVVNGKLIEMLHKIRATQTVKEHLTQEQEHLRQECLHLQSRLDAVQTECQKEREERCLLREQLWQTRAEVQQQTDFCSSLGSAACSLLWNCSAREDTVKHWLADGNLQAFLVVATQTLESFVRTLDETAKSSLVEHNTQEYQFVLALAGTITNIAAVTCGRDFLLAHDLLDTLIKLLELMKPGVFPKLKVLVLMALYNASISVTGLKCMSENPGLLPLIWTLLEDRSWEVCLHSLRLLQSVLMEDGVHDRLATAVMDLDLQARISRLTSSVEPSLRLIAQQTLEDIQVLKQRQLMNSNGKTSHTSQANYPGNTEMMRILELGGTRKHTKGRLSCKPATTEEVAILGAN, from the exons ATGTCTGCGTCATTCGGCGGGACGTCCCTACCCATTTGTCATGGAGCTAAG GATGGTTTTGTTAAAGTGAGGAAAAGAGACCTAGAAAAGTTAACTACAGAGGTGATGCAGCTGCGGGAGTTCCTGCCCAGAGTTGTGAATGGGAAGCTGATTGAGATGCTTCACAAAATTCGAGCAACACAAACAG tgAAGGAGCATCTTACACAGGAGCAGGAACATTTGCGTCAGGAGTGTCTTCATCTTCAGTCCAGACTGGATGCGGTACAAACCGAATGCCAGAAGGAGAGAGAG gaGAGATGTTTGTTACGTGAGCAGCTCTGGCAGACTCGAGCTGAGGTGCAGCAGCAGACAGACTTCTGCTCCAGTCTGGGTTCTGCAGCCTGCAGTCTGCTGTGGAACTGCTCTGCAAGAGAGGACACAGTTAAACATTGGCTGGCTGAC GGAAACCTGCAGGCCTTTCTGGTGGTAGCGACTCAGACTCTGGAGAGCTTTGTTAGGACTCTGGATGAAACAGCAAAGAGTTCACTTGTGGAACACAACACCCAAGAGTATCAGTTTGTTTTGGCGCTAGCTGGAACCATTACTA ACATTGCGGCTGTAACCTGTGGACGGGACTTCCTACTGGCACATGATCTGTTGGACACACTGATAAAGCTGTTAGAACTGATGAAGCCGGGTGTCTTCCCAAAATTGAAAGT GTTGGTGCTAATGGCACTTTATAATGCCAGTATCAGTGTGACGGGGCTGAAGTGCATGAGTGAGAACCCAGGACTGCTGCCTCTTATTTGGACTCTTCTTGAGG ACAGATCCTGGGAGGTGTGCCTGCACTCCCTGCGTCTCCTGCAGTCAGTGCTGATGGAAGATGGAGTGCATGACCGTCTGGCCACCGCTGTAATGGATTTGGACCTCCAGGCCCGTATTAGCCGACTTACCTCCAGTGTTGAGCCGAGTTTGAGATTGATAGCGCAACAGACCTTGGAAGACATCCAGGTGCTCAAACAG AGGCAGCTGATGAACTCCAATGGAAAAACCAGCCACACATCACAAGCAAATTATCCTGGAAACACTGAG ATGATGCGGATTCTGGAATTAGGTGGTACCAGGAAGCACACCAAAGGCAGATTGTCTTGTAAACCAGCCACTACAGAGGAGGTTGCCATTCTGGGAGCCAATTAg
- the hsf2bp gene encoding heat shock factor 2-binding protein isoform X2 produces the protein MSASFGGTSLPICHGAKDGFVKVRKRDLEKLTTEVMQLREFLPRVVNGKLIEMLHKIRATQTVKEHLTQEQEHLRQECLHLQSRLDAVQTECQKEREERCLLREQLWQTRAEVQQQTDFCSSLGSAACSLLWNCSAREDTVKHWLADGNLQAFLVVATQTLESFVRTLDETAKSSLVEHNTQEYQFVLALAGTITNIAAVTCGRDFLLAHDLLDTLIKLLELMKPGVFPKLKVLVLMALYNASISVTGLKCMSENPGLLPLIWTLLEDRSWEVCLHSLRLLQSVLMEDGVHDRLATAVMDLDLQARISRLTSSVEPSLRLIAQQTLEDIQVLKQMMRILELGGTRKHTKGRLSCKPATTEEVAILGAN, from the exons ATGTCTGCGTCATTCGGCGGGACGTCCCTACCCATTTGTCATGGAGCTAAG GATGGTTTTGTTAAAGTGAGGAAAAGAGACCTAGAAAAGTTAACTACAGAGGTGATGCAGCTGCGGGAGTTCCTGCCCAGAGTTGTGAATGGGAAGCTGATTGAGATGCTTCACAAAATTCGAGCAACACAAACAG tgAAGGAGCATCTTACACAGGAGCAGGAACATTTGCGTCAGGAGTGTCTTCATCTTCAGTCCAGACTGGATGCGGTACAAACCGAATGCCAGAAGGAGAGAGAG gaGAGATGTTTGTTACGTGAGCAGCTCTGGCAGACTCGAGCTGAGGTGCAGCAGCAGACAGACTTCTGCTCCAGTCTGGGTTCTGCAGCCTGCAGTCTGCTGTGGAACTGCTCTGCAAGAGAGGACACAGTTAAACATTGGCTGGCTGAC GGAAACCTGCAGGCCTTTCTGGTGGTAGCGACTCAGACTCTGGAGAGCTTTGTTAGGACTCTGGATGAAACAGCAAAGAGTTCACTTGTGGAACACAACACCCAAGAGTATCAGTTTGTTTTGGCGCTAGCTGGAACCATTACTA ACATTGCGGCTGTAACCTGTGGACGGGACTTCCTACTGGCACATGATCTGTTGGACACACTGATAAAGCTGTTAGAACTGATGAAGCCGGGTGTCTTCCCAAAATTGAAAGT GTTGGTGCTAATGGCACTTTATAATGCCAGTATCAGTGTGACGGGGCTGAAGTGCATGAGTGAGAACCCAGGACTGCTGCCTCTTATTTGGACTCTTCTTGAGG ACAGATCCTGGGAGGTGTGCCTGCACTCCCTGCGTCTCCTGCAGTCAGTGCTGATGGAAGATGGAGTGCATGACCGTCTGGCCACCGCTGTAATGGATTTGGACCTCCAGGCCCGTATTAGCCGACTTACCTCCAGTGTTGAGCCGAGTTTGAGATTGATAGCGCAACAGACCTTGGAAGACATCCAGGTGCTCAAACAG ATGATGCGGATTCTGGAATTAGGTGGTACCAGGAAGCACACCAAAGGCAGATTGTCTTGTAAACCAGCCACTACAGAGGAGGTTGCCATTCTGGGAGCCAATTAg
- the hsf2bp gene encoding heat shock factor 2-binding protein isoform X3 encodes MSASFGGTSLPICHGAKDGFVKVRKRDLEKLTTEVMQLREFLPRVVNGKLIEMLHKIRATQTVKEHLTQEQEHLRQECLHLQSRLDAVQTECQKEREERCLLREQLWQTRAEVQQQTDFCSSLGSAACSLLWNCSAREDTVKHWLADGNLQAFLVVATQTLESFVRTLDETAKSSLVEHNTQEYQFVLALAGTITNIAAVTCGRDFLLAHDLLDTLIKLLELMKPGVFPKLKVLVLMALYNASISVTGLKCMSENPGLLPLIWTLLEDRSWEVCLHSLRLLQSVLMEDGVHDRLATAVMDLDLQARISRLTSSVEPSLRLIAQQTLEDIQVLKQGRGCEQNNL; translated from the exons ATGTCTGCGTCATTCGGCGGGACGTCCCTACCCATTTGTCATGGAGCTAAG GATGGTTTTGTTAAAGTGAGGAAAAGAGACCTAGAAAAGTTAACTACAGAGGTGATGCAGCTGCGGGAGTTCCTGCCCAGAGTTGTGAATGGGAAGCTGATTGAGATGCTTCACAAAATTCGAGCAACACAAACAG tgAAGGAGCATCTTACACAGGAGCAGGAACATTTGCGTCAGGAGTGTCTTCATCTTCAGTCCAGACTGGATGCGGTACAAACCGAATGCCAGAAGGAGAGAGAG gaGAGATGTTTGTTACGTGAGCAGCTCTGGCAGACTCGAGCTGAGGTGCAGCAGCAGACAGACTTCTGCTCCAGTCTGGGTTCTGCAGCCTGCAGTCTGCTGTGGAACTGCTCTGCAAGAGAGGACACAGTTAAACATTGGCTGGCTGAC GGAAACCTGCAGGCCTTTCTGGTGGTAGCGACTCAGACTCTGGAGAGCTTTGTTAGGACTCTGGATGAAACAGCAAAGAGTTCACTTGTGGAACACAACACCCAAGAGTATCAGTTTGTTTTGGCGCTAGCTGGAACCATTACTA ACATTGCGGCTGTAACCTGTGGACGGGACTTCCTACTGGCACATGATCTGTTGGACACACTGATAAAGCTGTTAGAACTGATGAAGCCGGGTGTCTTCCCAAAATTGAAAGT GTTGGTGCTAATGGCACTTTATAATGCCAGTATCAGTGTGACGGGGCTGAAGTGCATGAGTGAGAACCCAGGACTGCTGCCTCTTATTTGGACTCTTCTTGAGG ACAGATCCTGGGAGGTGTGCCTGCACTCCCTGCGTCTCCTGCAGTCAGTGCTGATGGAAGATGGAGTGCATGACCGTCTGGCCACCGCTGTAATGGATTTGGACCTCCAGGCCCGTATTAGCCGACTTACCTCCAGTGTTGAGCCGAGTTTGAGATTGATAGCGCAACAGACCTTGGAAGACATCCAGGTGCTCAAACAG GGTCGGGGATGTGAACAGAACAACCTGTGA